A stretch of DNA from Cannabis sativa cultivar Pink pepper isolate KNU-18-1 chromosome X, ASM2916894v1, whole genome shotgun sequence:
CATTTcacattaaaaaaatcattcaataatttcaaaattattaagGTAATAATAATATCTCTGCAAAACCAGTACAAACTCAGAAAAAGTATAAATTTTTATTCAGTAAATGTTCTCTTTAAAAAAATCcctttatattatataagaatTGTACTATTTAACACCCAACAATTCATGTCGTTTTGAGTATAAGTTCATCCATTATAGATGTCGTTTCATGGTCTCTACTAGTATTTTTATCAACTCTCTTTTTCCTTATATCTTCAATCATTCTATACACAACATTCATGTCAGGACGATCTTTAGGCAAAGGAGCCAAACAAAGCCTAGCAATCTCCATAAGACCAATGATTTCTTCCTCCATAACATCTTTAAACACAAACAATTCATAGTCCAAAACTTCCATAAAATTCATATCATTAATCTTCTTAATAATCATAACAATATTTTCTTCTTCGTCCTCTTCTTCATCCTCTTCTTTTTCGACTATTTTCCCACTCAGAATCTCGATTAGAACAACTCCAAAGCTATAAACATCGCACTTTTGAGTGTATTTACTAGGGCTAGTAGTAGTGGTGAGCTCGGGTGCGGCGTAGGCGTTATGGGGTGGTTGGAGGCGTAGAAGTTGGTGGAGACAGACGTCGGTGATGCAAGCATTGCTTGAGCGATCGAGTATGATGTTTGTGGATGTTATGTGACCGTGAAAGAGGTTGATGTCGGCatatttgttgttattgttgTGAAGGAAAGCAATGGCTTTCGATGAATGggaggctatttttagccttgTTGACCAACCTAATGGGGTTCTTCCTGGTCCTCTATTGCctgtaataatattttgtatcAAAATTGAACTTTGTTACATAAATTGTTGATTAGTAggaaattgtaacaaaataatatataaatttaccttaatatgtttttcttttcttaacaTAAATGAGATTACTAGTGTTTCTCACACCTtcgattttaaataattttgagtACATCAAAAGAAGTAACTCGCATACAGGGTCAGACTTGGATTAAGACGGAGTAGGGCCACGCCTAAAACCCAACCCACACTCAGCCTAgagtctaaaaaaatattttttctttaaaaatatacatattttttcagtaattttcaaaattactatataaattttaaataaaagacccaacaatttttatttttttaaggcccACCCAATCTCAGCACCGGTCTTACTTgaatattttcataaaaaaaaaatactcgtTATAAAAGCATCACTACCACTATACCACACATCAcgtgttatatatttttatattttttcttctccAAACTTTGAAAATTCCAtcctattaataaataaaaatataatattaatgtatatataaggAGGGTAAAGTAGTAAACTAACCATGAAGAAGAGAATGAAGTGTCCCATTAGGAAGAAAATCATAAACTAAAAGAAGCAAATCTTCACTATTTGAATAGCAATAAGCTCTTAGGCTAACAATATTAGAGTGCCTCAAATTTCCCAACACTTGTCTCAACCACCAATCCACTTCTTTCCCGCCACCGCCACTGCCACCGCCACAACAACCCTTTCTAACCCTCTTCACCACCACTTCGGCCGCCCTATCTCCACCATCCACCGCCACTCTATAAGTGGTCCCCACACTTCCTTTTCCCAACATAACCGCCGAAGCTCTCAACAAATCTTCCACTCCCCCAATTCCCTTACTACACCCTTCAAACGTCACCAACACCGGACCGCCACTACTGCCGCCGCCGCCATTGTAAGAGTGCTCACGTGATTGGCACGTGATTCTCTTTTTACGCCACGTGTTAATTAAGACAAATGCTATAACGCCCAAGATTGCCACCGAAGCAACGGTTATGATCGTAATTAGTAGAATGTGAGATTGGTTTTCAGCCGTTGGATCATTCTTTGGACATTGTGACGACAAAGGGTGGCCGCAGAGAAGGCTGTTTCCGGCGAAAGACGACGCCGAAAAATGCGATAGCCAAATGGGTATTTCCCCAGAGAGATTGTTGTTCGAAACGTTGAAGTCGGAGACGGTGGAAGGGAAAGATTGGGTGTCTCCGGCGCCGGCAGCGGCGGCGAGTTCTGAGTCGAACGAGTTAAACTCGAGTCGGAGAGTTAACAAGTGAGTCAACCGAGTTAACTCGTTAAACGGAATTTTTCCCCTGAACTCGTTGTGGGATAAGTCAATACGGCGGAGACGACGGAGGGTTGATATTCCGGCGGGGAATTTACCGGCGAAACGGTTGTGGGAAAGGTAAAGATGTTTGAGATTCGGCCATGAAGAGAGGTTGAGATTTGAAGAAGTGAGAAGATTCTGTTTAAGGCTCAAGAGTCTTAGCTCGGTGAGTTCACTGAGTGACCGAGTTGACCCAGTGAGTTGAAGATTTTCAAGAACGAGTCTTGTGACTCGTCCTGAGTTGGAATCGCAGGTGACTCCAAGCCAGTGGTCGGAGCAAGGGTCGGACGAGTTAACCCAGGAAGAGAGCGAGTTGGAACGGTCTGATGAGGCTTTGAAACTCAGTAAAGCTGTAATGTCAGAAGAGAAGGAA
This window harbors:
- the LOC115707019 gene encoding probable leucine-rich repeat receptor-like protein kinase At1g68400 produces the protein MLTNRVTITAFILTQFISISFSSDITALLSFKASSDRSNSLSSWVNSSDPCSDHWLGVTCDSNSGRVTRLVLENLQLTGSTRSLSELTELRLLSLKQNLLTSSNLNLSSWPNLKHLYLSHNRFAGKFPAGISTLRRLRRIDLSHNEFRGKIPFNELTRLTHLLTLRLEFNSFDSELAAAAGAGDTQSFPSTVSDFNVSNNNLSGEIPIWLSHFSASSFAGNSLLCGHPLSSQCPKNDPTAENQSHILLITIITVASVAILGVIAFVLINTWRKKRITCQSREHSYNGGGGSSGGPVLVTFEGCSKGIGGVEDLLRASAVMLGKGSVGTTYRVAVDGGDRAAEVVVKRVRKGCCGGGSGGGGKEVDWWLRQVLGNLRHSNIVSLRAYCYSNSEDLLLLVYDFLPNGTLHSLLHGNRGPGRTPLGWSTRLKIASHSSKAIAFLHNNNNKYADINLFHGHITSTNIILDRSSNACITDVCLHQLLRLQPPHNAYAAPELTTTTSPSKYTQKCDVYSFGVVLIEILSGKIVEKEEDEEEDEEENIVMIIKKINDMNFMEVLDYELFVFKDVMEEEIIGLMEIARLCLAPLPKDRPDMNVVYRMIEDIRKKRVDKNTSRDHETTSIMDELILKTT